From one Rhopalosiphum padi isolate XX-2018 chromosome 2, ASM2088224v1, whole genome shotgun sequence genomic stretch:
- the LOC132922339 gene encoding uncharacterized protein LOC132922339, translating to MMKRLIFIFWIFFSLSVFQNGRASAGKCVFCKFGLIKTPLNASAIKSTNDRSKSLHTMTSVSIQNTIFVNTNLDHHTEQDSLTSIKTAEDLVKFSSQTSLANLSLDEKLSIVIGVTSFYGHMTVPLPSVVAVNLINMLACSPKLFSSIPQQCLNSALSILAVNQCALCGTPTKDVVPFLNGLLSLSPGALNSIPKASFISLLGMASSTEIFNNLTHTSVMNLITVLSMSKSTINCLPLPTLFSLLTFVASKPFTELMITLPPSTMFGFLGGLLDTLDDSSPFLINTIPTSVTVAILSPIMTTRMLGVMPVINFDLLMSVLGSSHAVSKALPITNFISVFNILISSPNILSSLNPNNVAKILSSVATCPSIMDNIPLNLVHQLLEKISVYSPSSLACISEKEFSLLSREKN from the exons atgatgaaacgattaatttttatattttggatattttttagtCTCTCTGTTTTTCAG aaTGGACGTGCATCTGCAGGAAAATGTGTTTTCTGCAAATTTGGATTGATAAAAACACCTCTAAATGCATCGGCTata AAATCAACAAATGATAGATCCAAATCCTTGCATACAATGACTTCAGtgtctatacaaaatacaatttttgtaaatact aacttggACCATCATACCGAACAAGATTCGCTTACTTCTATAAAGACTGCCGAAGATCTAGTGAAATTCAGTTCTCAGACTTCATTGGCCAACTTATCACTGGATGAAAAATTATCGATCGTTATAGGCGTAACGTCGTTCTACGGTCATATGACGGTCCCACTACCATCTGTTGTGGCCGTTAACTTGATCAACATGTTAGCATGTTCACCAAAGTTATTTTCATCAATTCCTCAACAGTGCTTGAATTCGGCATTGTCCATATTAGCAGTGAATCAATGCGCATTATGCGGAACACCGACAAAAGATGTAGTCCCGTTTTTAAACGGATTGCTTTCACTATCCCCAGGTGCCTTGAACAGCATCCCGAAGGCTAGTTTCATTTCATTATTAGGAATGGCGTCTTCCACagaaatttttaacaatttaacacaTACGTCGGTAATGAATTTGATCACTGTGCTTTCGATGTCAAAATCGACGATCAATTGTCTGCCTCTGCCGACTTTATTTTCGTTGTTGACGTTCGTGGCATCTAAACCATTCACGGAATTAATGATCACTTTACCACCTTCTACTATGTTCGGTTTTCTGGGAGGGTTGTTGGACACACTCGATGACTCGTCACCTTttcttataaatacaataccGACTTCGGTAACCGTTGCGATACTTAGTCCTATAATGACCACGCGCATGTTGGGCGTAATGCCGGTAATTAATTTCGACTTGCTGATGTCCGTCCTTGGTTCATCACATGCGGTATCAAAAGCTTTAccaattactaattttatctcagtttttaatattttaataagttcacCAAACATATTGAGCTCTTTAAATCCAAATAACGTGGCCAAAATATTATCTTCAGTGGCCACATGTCCATCAATAATGGATaatatacctttaaatttggTACACCAATTATTAgagaaaataagtgtttattcaCCGTCATCTTTAGCTTGCATTTCTGAAAAGGAATTTTCATTGTTGTCCagagaaaaaaattag
- the LOC132922391 gene encoding platelet glycoprotein Ib alpha chain-like isoform X1, with amino-acid sequence MKWSKVISTACALVFVSLSYLTVCIIIYFPDGKLYRFSRLEVRTLEEASIYINECSGAPPTAPSRSSAHNSTKPVSSKCAPLVRCTTSKPKVFPGTAIAAALTDLLKTAANEHQNRPTTLHQFPDVLRTFVRFIGIVVSPPSSTPTPPTPPTPPTSTAPSTPPTSQTSPTLPNEIDDSTTTPPTTTTPSAPIITCPPTNPGSLKKLMSLFVPASAMPSTTARPGSTVTLPQLFRVAGS; translated from the exons atgaaatggtCCAAAGTCATTTCGACAGCGTGCGCATTGGTGTTCGTGAGTCTTTCGTACTTAacggtatgtataataatttattttccggACGGCAAGTTATATAGATTCTCACGGTTAGAAGTCAGAACGTTAGAAGAagcgagtatatatataaat GAATGCTCCGGAGCTCCTCCGACAGCGCCATCGCGGTCCTCGGCACACAACTCAACCAAGCCGGTTAGCTCGAAGTGTGCTCCTCTAGTTCGGTGCACGACATCGAAGCCGAAAGTTTTTCCGGGTACCGCCATCGCTGCTGCGTTGACTGATCTCTTGAAGACGGCCGCCAACGAGCACCAGAACCGGCCGACCACACTGCATCAATTTCCGGATGTTCTGCGAACTTTCGTCCGGTTCATCGGAATCGTCGTCTCACCACCATCATCCACACCAACACCACCAACACCACCAACACCACCAACCTCGACAGCACCATCAACCCCACCGACTTCACAAACCTCACCAACACTACCAAACGAAATCGACGATTCGACTACAACTCCGCCAACGACAACAACCCCGTCCGCCCCGATAATCACCTGTCCACCGACGAATCCTGGGTCATTAAAAAAACTGATGTCTCTATTCGTCCCTGCATCTGCCATGCCATCGACGACCGCACGGCCAGGGTCGACCGTCACGTTACCACAACTGTTCCGAGTAGCCGGTTCGTAA
- the LOC132922580 gene encoding uncharacterized protein LOC132922580 — protein sequence MYYYSAVLQAITYKMKILRIVFALALACLAKVEASPCGTCGGYPYLPDLCFAPPPLPPPCPLPLPLPCLPPPPPPCLPLPPCPIPLPLPCLPPPPPPCLPLPPCPIPLPLPCLPPPPPPCLPLPPCPLPLPPPCLPPPPPPPCLPLPPCPLPLPPPCLPPPPPPPPCLPLPPCPLPIPLPCLPLPPLPLPLPCLPPPPPPCLPLPPCPLPLPCLPPPPPPCLPLPPCPLPIPLPCLPLPPLPLPLPCLPPPPPPCLPLPPCPLPLPCLPPPPPPPPCLPLPPCPLPLPPPCLPPPPPPCLPLPPCPPPLPLPCLPPPPPPCLPLPPCPLPLPLPCLPPPCLPPPCLPLPPCPPPPCVPPPALLPVPLCSLPCFSIPPLCPPCAPCLPL from the exons atgtattattattctgctGTTCTTCAAGCAATTACATACAAAATGAAGATTTTAAGAATTGTATTTGCTTTGGCATTGGCCTGTTTGGCTAag gTTGAAGCAAGTCCTTGTGGCACATGTGGCGGATATCCATACCTTCCAGATCTATGTTTCGCGCCACCACCACTACCACCACCATGTCCACTACCACTTCCACTTCCATGCTTACCGCCACCTCCACCACCATGTTTACCATTACCTCCATGCCCAATTCCACTTCCACTCCCATGcttaccaccaccaccaccaccatgtTTACCATTACCTCCATGCCCAATTCCACTTCCACTCCCATGcttaccaccaccaccaccaccatgtTTACCATTACCTCCATGCCCACTTCCACTTCCACCTCCATGcttaccaccaccaccaccaccaccatgtTTACCATTACCTCCATGCCCACTTCCACTTCCACCTCCATGcttaccaccaccaccaccaccaccaccatgtTTACCACTACCTCCATGCCCACTACCAATTCCACTACCGTGTTTACCATTACCTCCACTTCCACTTCCACTTCCATGCttaccaccaccgccgccaccatGTTTACCATTACCGCCATGCCCACTTCCACTCCCATGcttaccaccaccaccacccccATGTTTACCACTACCTCCATGCCCACTACCAATTCCACTACCGTGTTTACCATTACCTCCACTTCCACTTCCACTTCCATGCttaccaccaccgccgccaccatGTTTACCATTACCGCCATGCCCACTTCCACTCCCATGcttaccaccaccaccaccaccacccccATGTTTACCACTACCTCCATGCCCACTTCCACTTCCACCTCCATGTttaccaccaccgccaccaccatGTTTACCACTACCTCCGTGCCCACCACCACTCCCACTCCCTTGTTTACCACCACCCCCTCCACCATGTTTACCACTACCCCCATGTCCACTACCACTTCCTCTCCCGTGTTTGCCACCTCCATGTTTACCACCTCCATGTTTGCCATTACCACCATGTCCACCACCCCCATGTGTTCCACCGCCAGCGTTATTACCAGTACCTCTGTGCTCTTTACCTTGTTTCTCTATTCCACCATTATGTCCACCTTGTGCACCTTGTCTACCATTATGA
- the LOC132919042 gene encoding uncharacterized protein LOC132919042, whose product MKTFRIVFALALACLAKVEAGPCGTCGGYPFLPDPYLDFGLAPPPLPLPCLPPPPPPCFLPPPCLPLPPLPLPLPLPLPPPCLPLPPLPLPLPLPPPCLPLPPLPLPLPLPPPCLPLPPLPLPLPLPPPCLPLPPLPLPLPLPFPYLPLPPPCLPLPPLPLPLPLPPPCLPLPPLPLPLPLPPPCLPLPPLPLPLPLPPPCLPLPPLPLPLPLPCLPPPPPPCFLPPPPPCFLPPPCLPLPPLPLPCPPPPCVPPPALIPVPLAPLPCFSIPPLCPPCPPCLPPPCYC is encoded by the exons ATGAAGACTTTTAGAATTGTATTTGCTTTGGCATTGGCCTGTTTGGCTAAG GTTGAAGCAGGTCCTTGTGGCACATGTGGAGGATATCCATTCCTTCCAGATCCTTATCTAGACTTTGGTTTGGCACCACCCCCACTTCCACTTCCTTGtttaccaccaccaccaccaccatgcTTCCTTCCACCACCATGTTTACCACTGCCACCACTTCCACTCCCACTTCCACTTCCTCTTCCACCCCCATGTTTACCACTACCACCACTTCCACTTCCACTTCCTCTTCCACCCCCATGTTTACCACTACCACCACTTCCACTCCCACTTCCTCTTCCACCCCCATGTTTACCACTACCACCACTTCCACTCCCACTTCCTCTTCCACCCCCATGTTTACCACTACCACCACTTCCACTCCCACTTCCTCTTCCATTCCCATATTTACCACTTCCACCACCGTGTTTACCACTACCACCACTTCCACTCCCACTTCCTCTTCCACCCCCATGTTTACCACTACCACCACTTCCACTCCCACTTCCTCTTCCACCCCCATGTTTACCACTACCACCACTTCCACTCCCACTTCCTCTTCCACCCCCATGTTTACCACTACCACCACTTCCACTCCCACTTCCACTCCCTTGcttaccaccaccaccaccaccatgcTTCCTTCCACCACCACCTCCTTGCTTCCTTCCACCACCTTGTTTACCACTTCCACCACTTCCACTTCCTTGTCCACCACCTCCTTGTGTTCCACCTCCAGCGTTGATTCCAGTACCCCTAGCACCTCTGCCTTGTTTCTCTATTCCACCATTATGTCCACCTTGTCCACCTTGCCTACCACCTCCTTGCTACTGTTAA
- the LOC132919043 gene encoding basic proline-rich protein-like: MNTLRIITALVLTCFAKAQATPCDGFPSPYYGLGLSGYPPALPLPCPPPPPPPCPLPLSLPFLPPPPPPCLPLPPLPLPLPCLPPPPPPCFLPPPCLPLPPLPLPLPCLPPPPPPCFLPPPCLPLPPLPLPLPCLPPPPPPCLPAPCLPAPALPPPCLPAPVLPPPCLPAPVLPPPCLPAPVLPPPCLPAPPLPPCIPSPPISPAALAALLATLKAAAPISPLATLPVPPPALPACGPAPTVATTLTVPAPAPQVIAPGPAPGPLIVQLPSVAGKVAPIVVPAGLAANLIVKLAQSPAPAPIILPGAAPGPIVINDGNVIKEQSVTYAPAPDPNKIFFALPPPLPTPPVVLPPAPLPKVFFNPGLYVQKPDIVYQTPAGIPQLFLIPSPCPCPAPCYPPPGPCNLPPVLAKVPGVC; encoded by the exons ATGAATACTTTAAGAATCATAACAGCCTTAGTGCTGACTTGCTTTGCTAAG gcACAAGCAACACCTTGTGATGGATTTCCATCACCTTATTATGGACTAGGCCTATCTGGTTATCCACCAGCATTACCACTCCCTTGcccgccaccaccaccgccaccatgCCCACTCCCACTCTCTCTTCCATTcttaccaccaccaccacccccATGTTTACCACTACCACCATTACCACTCCCTCTTCCTTGCTTACCACCCCCACCCCCACCATGCTTCCTTCCACCGCCGTGTTTACCATTACCACCATTACCACTCCCTCTTCCTTGCTTACCACCCCCACCACCACCATGCTTCCTTCCACCACCGTGTTTACCACTACCACCATTACCACTCCCTCTTCCTTGcttaccaccaccaccacccccCTGTCTTCCAGCGCCATGTCTTCCAGCTCCAGCTTTACCACCCCCATGTCTTCCTGCCCCAGTTCTACCACCCCCATGTCTTCCTGCCCCAGTTCTACCCCCTCCATGTCTTCCTGCCCCAGTTCTACCACCACCATGTCTTCCAGCCCCACCTTTGCCACCATGCATACCATCACCGCCCATTAGTCCAGCGGCTCTAGCCGCTTTATTAGCTACTCTTAAAGCAGCGGCACCTATTTCACCCCTTGCCACACTCCCTGTTCCACCACCTGCCCTACCAGCTTGTGGACCCGCTCCGACAGTAGCTACAACCCTGACGGTCCCCGCACCTGCACCTCAGGTCATAGCTCCAGGACCAGCACCAGGTCCATTGATAGTCCAATTGCCGTCAGTAGCCGGAAAGGTAGCGCCAATCGTCGTTCCCGCCGGTCTAGCCGCTAACTTAATTGTCAAACTGGCTCAATCTCCAGCTCCCGCACCCATCATACTTCCAGGAGCGGCACCCGGCCCTATCGTCATCAACGACGGAAACGTAATCAAGGAACAGTCCGTCACGTATGCTCCAGCTCCCGATCCAAACAAAATATTCTTCGCGTTACCACCGCCATTACCGACTCCGCCTGTCGTGTTGCCACCCGCGCCATTGCCAAAGGTGTTCTTCAATCCCGGTCTATATGTCCAAAAACCTGATATCGTTTACCAAACTCCAGCCGGTATACCTCAATTGTTTTTGATTCCGTCGCCGTGCCCATGTCCAGCACCGTGCTACCCACCACCCGGTCCATGCAACTTACCTCCAGTCCTTGCTAAGGTTCCTGGCGTTTGTTAA
- the LOC132921082 gene encoding mucin-2-like — protein MKQLALFVCVVVLLLKLMNTDAHFKSFHADTSLLSLPLGQQSESALGQFDFKTSLAVKKTVAFMTFLSSSPKLLCLVPPFLITDFLTQLSCNPTVLNAIPRHVITGFMTSLSANPTLVSGIPQTVFVSISNTLSTGPSAATGTAGSPSTEVVGNSYGSASPAVPQSPVVQVSKTVEATVAPAGPSAPSAVPQSPAVQVSKTVEATVAPAGPSAPSAVPQSPAVQVSKTVEATVIPAGPSAPSAVPQSPAVQVSKTVDATVIPAGPSAPSAVPQSPAVQVSKTVDATVIPAGPSAPSAVPQSPAVQVSETVDASITPAVQPASTAPVSPVVAISANAVAAISSSGSPSSPAHDLSGVSVAKEVAVTVAPAVSPSSTAPCLPADLPTNSPSPPIVYPPVGGPSGLPEPCDDIKLPSPFSILPSLFNKGAGVNILESKIESILRLFASGNLKLPQLHVPAVPKIPIVPQIPVLPQIPAVPKIPALPKIPALPQIPALPQIPAIVSKPKIFVLLPAPLIGKQIEIQPAQLKKPETLDNIINIIHKRLPTPHKLSLPKLPALTSNPIKCLPLFSKVPC, from the exons atgaaacaacTAGCGTTATTTGTCTGCGTGGTAGTATTGCTTCTAAAACTTATG aacaCAGATGCACACTTTAAATCATTTCATGCAGACACTTCGCTGTTGTCTCTACCGTTGGGACAACAATCAGAATCAGCTCTCGGTCAATTCGACTTCAAGACATCACTAGCCGTAAAAAAAACCGTAGCGTTCATGACCTTTCTATCGTCCAGCCCGAAATTGCTGTGCCTAGTCCCGCCGTTTTTAATAACGGATTTTCTCACACAACTTTCATGTAATCCCACAGTACTGAATGCTATACCGCGTCACGTGATAACGGGATTCATGACCTCGTTGTCGGCCAACCCGACTCTCGTGAGTGGAATTCCTCAAACAGTATTCGTATCGATAAGCAACACGTTGTCCACCGGACCGTCGGCGGCTACGGGGACGGCCGGGTCACCAAGCACGGAAGTCGTCGGTAACTCGTATGGGTCGGCCTCGCCCGCAGTGCCACAATCGCCTGTAGTTCAGGTGAGCAAAACCGTCGAAGCCACCGTAGCGCCGGCTGGCCCATCTGCACCGTCCGCAGTGCCGCAATCGCCTGCAGTTCAGGTGAGCAAAACCGTCGAAGCCACCGTAGCGCCGGCTGGCCCATCTGCACCGTCCGCAGTGCCACAATCGCCTGCAGTTCAGGTGAGCAAAACCGTCGAAGCCACCGTAATTCCGGCCGGTCCATCTGCACCGTCCGCAGTGCCGCAATCGCCTGCAGTTCAGGTGAGCAAAACCGTCGATGCCACCGTAATTCCGGCCGGTCCATCTGCACCGTCCGCAGTGCCGCAATCGCCTGCAGTTCAGGTGAGCAAAACCGTCGATGCCACCGTAATTCCGGCCGGTCCATCTGCACCGTCCGCAGTGCCACAATCGCCTGCAGTTCAGGTGAGCGAAACCGTCGATGCCTCCATAACGCCGGCCGTTCAGCCAGCATCGACTGCGCCCGTTTCACCCGTAGTCGCGATCAGCGCCAACGCCGTTGCCGCCATATCGTCGTCCGGTTCGCCGTCATCGCCCGCACATGATTTGTCCGGTGTTTCTGTTGCAAAGGAAGTCGCCGTTACCGTAGCGCCAGCAGTTTCACCTTCGTCAACGGCCCCCTGTTTACCCGCGGATTTACCCACGAATAGTCCATCACCGCCAATCGTATATCCACCAGTAGGTGGACCTTCAGGACTTCCTGAGCCGTGTGACGACATAAAACTACCATCGCCATTTTCGATACTGCCATCGCTATTCAATAAGGGAGCCGGTGTTAATATATTAGAATCGAAAATCGAATCGATTCTAAGACTATTTGCAAGTGGTAACTTAAAGTTGCCGCAATTGCACGTGCCCGCTGTACCTAAAATACCTATTGTACCCCAAATACCTGTCTTACCACAAATACCCGCTGTACCCAAAATACCCGCTTTGCCCAAAATACCAGCTTTACCCCAAATACCCGCTTTACCCCAAATTCCTGCAATTGTAAGTAAACCTAAAATATTTGTCCTATTACCCGCTCCATtaattggtaaacaaattgaaataCAGCCCGCGCAGcttaaaaaaccagaaactttagataatattataaatattattcataaacgtCTACCCACTCCGCACAAATTGAGCTTGCCAAAATTGCCCGCGCTTACAAGTAACCCGATCAAATGTCTTCCGTTATTCTCAAAAGTTCCTTGTTAA
- the LOC132922391 gene encoding platelet glycoprotein Ib alpha chain-like isoform X2: MKWSKVISTACALVFVSLSYLTECSGAPPTAPSRSSAHNSTKPVSSKCAPLVRCTTSKPKVFPGTAIAAALTDLLKTAANEHQNRPTTLHQFPDVLRTFVRFIGIVVSPPSSTPTPPTPPTPPTSTAPSTPPTSQTSPTLPNEIDDSTTTPPTTTTPSAPIITCPPTNPGSLKKLMSLFVPASAMPSTTARPGSTVTLPQLFRVAGS, encoded by the exons atgaaatggtCCAAAGTCATTTCGACAGCGTGCGCATTGGTGTTCGTGAGTCTTTCGTACTTAacg GAATGCTCCGGAGCTCCTCCGACAGCGCCATCGCGGTCCTCGGCACACAACTCAACCAAGCCGGTTAGCTCGAAGTGTGCTCCTCTAGTTCGGTGCACGACATCGAAGCCGAAAGTTTTTCCGGGTACCGCCATCGCTGCTGCGTTGACTGATCTCTTGAAGACGGCCGCCAACGAGCACCAGAACCGGCCGACCACACTGCATCAATTTCCGGATGTTCTGCGAACTTTCGTCCGGTTCATCGGAATCGTCGTCTCACCACCATCATCCACACCAACACCACCAACACCACCAACACCACCAACCTCGACAGCACCATCAACCCCACCGACTTCACAAACCTCACCAACACTACCAAACGAAATCGACGATTCGACTACAACTCCGCCAACGACAACAACCCCGTCCGCCCCGATAATCACCTGTCCACCGACGAATCCTGGGTCATTAAAAAAACTGATGTCTCTATTCGTCCCTGCATCTGCCATGCCATCGACGACCGCACGGCCAGGGTCGACCGTCACGTTACCACAACTGTTCCGAGTAGCCGGTTCGTAA